The nucleotide window AttttaaggagaaaaaaaaaattcacaggaCAGATATCTAAaagcacaaaccaaaaagatTATGCATGTATTAATAGTTGCAATATGTACAAGCACATCCACTGTAATGTAAGATTAGTCTAGATTAAGTGGTCGTGATCATCAAGTGGCACATAACTAACAATCTTATCTTGTCTGTGAACACTCTCACAAGTAAATGCATTTTCTTCTTTCGATGGTGTCTTTCACTTTTCACCATGAAAAGTTGAAAACATACACTGACACGATCCCTATGGCCCAGTCTTTTTCCTCCCATCACATTTCCCCCATCTACCAAGCCCAGCAAAAATTTCTGAAATTCAATGGAATGCTACTTTCGTTACTTATCCTTTCGCTTTCTACTGAGCAACTGGTTTGAATGAGAACTGAATTACATAACTCATTCATCACTATCATGTAAGAGGGCCCCTCTTATTCTAGTCCTGTGGAAAAAAGGGTGAATGAAGTATACTATGATGATAACAGTATGCAGTAATACCAGAACCAAGGTTAATAAGCTAGTAAGAAAACTTGCCTGCGATAAGCTGGCACCTTACGATTCTTGACTTTTGTAGCACCTGTATCCCGAGCTGCTTGCTTATCTGCATGGCATCAggaaggtgaaaaacaaaaatttcattaacGCTTGAAGGAATAAAATCCAAGAGATGGTTAAAAGTCTTGTTTTAAGTTAAAACAAGCCAAAAAGCACTTTGCAATGCAAGCAACAGTAAAATATAACCAGAAGCTTCCAAACATATTCCAGAATATTCAAAGTGGGGCTAGAAGTTGCATTTCTTCTCTTAAAGAAAATAGATCCAAGAAGACTGTTACCGTTTTCCTAGCAGGAGAAATAGTTAAATAACTACTGAAAAATGGACAGACCtgataattcaaaaaaattacttagTCAGCCTTGAGACATTTTACTCACAAGCTCACCATGTATACCATAGTACCACAGAGAAGTTGGTAAAACCTTCAACCGAGATAATTTTGGAACTACTTTATCAGCAAAAGACCGACCCTTCAGAATGACAGAGTACATAACACACCTGGAGAGTTTTGCAATCCATCAGTAGAAACGCCATTCTCTGAGTTGCTAATCTTTTGAAACTTTTGTCGCTGTTCCAGTTGTATGGCTTCATTTCTTTCCTGATAGGTATAGAAAGAGTGTTCATATTAGCTTACAATGATAAAGAGCGAGAACCTAATTATATTAACTTATTACTAGCAGCAAATGGATGGAAGTTAAGACTTTCATCCCGGACACCTAAGAATAACaaatttatctaattataatcaatttttgaTGTTAAATAGAAGGTGAAATATAGCCAAAGTTATCCATATAAATCATTCAGGCATAATTGCATTTTGAACAAGGAAAAAACCACGATAGCCTATGAAAACAAGAAAGGAATCATGTGCAGTGATAGGGAGCTGCAATCTCCTACTAGGAGGGTAGGGTGCATAATAGGAGAAATAAGAAACAGTCAAACAGAGGATTAGACCCCTGTGTAACTGCAATAGTTGTCAATTGCTAACTAACTACAGCTAGTTAGAATTAGAAGTAGAGTTAAGGAGCATAAAAAGGGAAGGAAGAGCATTAAAAGGCTGACTAGGCAGTAGGCAATTTTGAGAAGAGGAGAGTTCAGGCCTCTtgaatacctttttttttttctttcgtttaatttcaataaaaaagacatcaattttcttctttttcttcatctctTGACCAGTTCCTATTATACTAATATACTGCATAATTTGGAAGACCTTAAGAATATATTGATGAATCCCCCACTAAGAATGAAAACCCTATAATATTCAGCCATTATTAATGACATTCAGAAGTATCTGATATAACTTTGACACTGCATAAAGTAGGAACGCAAAATCAATTCCTAGCAATGCCAACCAAAAAACATAATCAGAGAAATCAACcagaaaaattttaatatatagccTATGCGGTATTAGTTCAACTCAATTTGACTATTGTACCTTTTCAGCTGCTAACATGTTTGTCCGAGCAGAGTGCTCTCGCTCTGAAAGCACAACAAAAGTAACAATGAATTCCAGAGTAAGGGTTATATAGGTCCAGTCTAAGTTTACATACAAGTTCCCAACATCTTTGGAAAGCAAATCTAGATACATGAGTTACACTATCTGATAGCCGATAGCTATGATACAGACGAATGTGTGTGCATTTGCATGCTACAGAAAATTCAAACCATTCCCATCATGAGCATGGCCAATCAAATTATCAATACCGGAGAAGTGACATAGTCCTACTAATTTATCAGAGATTAAGGGCAATGGCAagcttttttaaaaacattgactacttttttaaaagtcaaaGCAACTTGTATCTTCCAATTACCACTAAATAATCCAATCTttttaccaaataaaaaaaatgaattacaagGATAAGTTGCATGATACAACCAGGAAACAAGGAAAGATAACCTGTGTTCATCTAACAAATTACAACAATAGTTGGTCCAGTGATCAAGAGTAAATTTCAGAATGACAACTAATGCAactaaaatgtcatttttttttacaactttcaATGCAAAAATTCAGCATAatctatttatcatttatatacaTTATTAGAAAGAACCAAACAAAAGTAAGACCCAAGATTCAAAAGATTGATGCAAAATGAAAGGGATGGCCACACCTTTTTCAAGAGAACACTCTGTGCTTTTGATTTCAAATGCCTCAAAGAGGCTCGAACAAAAATTTAACTTAACCTCCATAGCAGCGGAGTCCATAAGTTTGGTGAGAGGAATGGTGATCAAAGGCAtcccttttgatttctgagctACTAATTTCACATGACTAACACCTGAAAACAGAGAGCACTGACAAATCAGTATGCTTCCCTAAAATGACTCCTAAGAAAAATAATGGCATGGCATTCTTTATTACGTGCATAAGAGAACTtctaaattaaaacataaaaagataGTATATAAATGTAATCTTAGAAGTACTAAAATGTAACTCTTTAAATATTTGTCAATATCTAAATTGGaaaagaaagattaaaaaatagtaactgGTTACTGAAACAGGACAACAAAAAATCGCAATAGAAAGACAACAACCCCATTTCAACATGCTGCTACTATCATCATCAATCAGTTACTATCTTCTCAAACACCTTTGAGGGCTCTGTGCTCTCATAAACAACGGCATTAGCAGGAAAACAAAATGAATCTGGAGATACCGGGATTAAAAGATATCAAAACCAAGAAAATTGTATCAAGTCACTCAATTATTTCAACTTAGGCAGTAAACTTTATAGTAATCCAGCGTATAGCGtatgatattttctattttaaaattttgaaaggaaGGAAGCAAAGAGTAGAAGTAAGTACCATCAGAATTTGAATCTGGCTCTAGAACCAGCTTAAGATCTTGTGACTTGAGGGATGTTAGAAAATAATCGGCAAAGTCTGACCAAGAGCCCCCTATACCAACAATATCCCTCTGCAAAAAAGGGAAACAGatattattataaacaaaaatcataaaattaatgttCTTGAACagagaataataataatgctgACAATGTCCTCAAGCATGGAGAGCGAAAGACGAGTTTCCCAGGCATCGTAGATATTGGTGACATGAATTACAAGGTGAGAAGAATCAGGGGCATAGGCATGAAGGAAAAAGGGACACGAGGAAGAACAACTTTCAGAATCCCACTTCACTTTGGGTTTACTGAAGATAGGATCAAAGTCTTCAAACGCCATTCCAACTCAAGATTGAACCAATCCAATATTCCCTGCCTCTCATGACCTAAACCACATTCCAGATTTTTTATCTCTAAATTATTTAAGTACTAAATTTCTAAACGTTCCTATTAGGTTTTCtaattttcaagatattttaatCAGatcatttttagaatttttatgatatatacaCTATTTTACATTTGTtcaaatatgtatatattttttaatttttataatttattttatgtcaaTGTGGATGATAGTCTACggcataaataaaattttatttagtatgATAATTAAGATCATCCATAAGCTCCAAACCTTCCCACAGTTTATTTTAGACTCATAATGTTcgacttatttttttctttactttgtgTATAATGTTGTTTCTATAATCAATTCAATCTAATGTTTTATCTTTGAATAGACTCTTTTCGTATCTTTTTTAACCATTTCAATGTCACCATAGGTGGAGAAATGTACTTAAACTTAATTTCTTTTAGGTTCATAgataaagatgaagaagaaaaggagatGCAAAAAAGTCACTATATTAAATAACCCTCTGAAATCATGATAATTTTGCTGCTGCAGCCATTTGAATCACTATATTAAATGTATTAATATTGCATCTTTAAAGAGCTAAGTAGAAAGAGGTCAAAAAAAGATTCAATCTTGGCGTatcaataaataattgtttgttggcaaagtctatgaatacaAGTTGTTAAAAGGAAGCGGCTTCTTACTCTTCATAAAGTTGCTTTTTTGAACAAGTTTAtcctttatgttcaaatgaaACTGAGTAAAATgttcatttgttcttttcttgcaggaaatCTCTTCAAGTTTGGGGTCACATCCGTGATTtggtttttttccttctttacaGCGCAGTACTGACTCTTTAACTGCGGCGTATGTTccgtttattattgtatcattttgggtttaatataatttaaatttttcccaaaaaaatgtGTTGATATTGCATGTGGTGGCTTGCTTCTCTTCTTCCATGCTAAGTCACGTTCAAGGCTTGCTTGCTTCATAAGATTGAATTTCCCATTCGTGGAAAGCTTCCTTTTAGATATTATCCCATAAGTTGTTTCTTAGGAATCATACATGgatatccatattttttttatttttctttatctttttatatgtcaaatcacattatttataaaacttatacttatttcacttttattttactCTCATTACatgttcatttatattttttcttcttttttactcattcaaaaataaaagaaaattaattttaaacagaAAAAACGCTTAAGACAGTTAATCTGGTGTTCTTCATCTTGTGTTActcttaatgaaaaaataattaaaatagtttcCTCTAAAATTTAGATAATGATAAATGttgctgatatatatatatatatatatatatatatatatatatatatatatatatatatatatatatatatatatatcagttttttttctctattctcACGTGTTATGcgaattttaaaaacattatttataaatcaatttttctATTTACATATCAACCAGATCTAACTCAATTAGTTGATTAATTACTCCCTGAATTATTCTAAACTCACATAACCACACGATTAATGTATAATTCTTGTTAGTTGTTACCCTCAAATGTTGTCAAAATTGTTAAAGTTTATATATTAGCCAATTTTTGGTCTtcgacattttttttaatttttttttaatttttgataaattagcatattttgtatttgttctcggataaaaaaaattaattgttatttatcttttaaaacaaataataacaaatgaaaattctattattagagtaaaaataaaataaaaaataaaaacatgtggACATTATCACGCTCCTCACATCAATTGAGTTAAAGTTGCTACAGACGGATCAGTTAACatgcttttaattttattcaaaatgatcattcatatttttaaaaaaaaatttaagagaatattttatcaaaaaaagttttaaatagtattttattttttttaaatcttcaaCTTAGTCCTTTTTTAATGGCCAACTCAATGTATTTTTAATGGCCAACTTAATCGTTAAATGAAGGactaaaatgattttgtttgtaaatgttagaaactaaaatgaagcttttaaaatataaatgattaaattgaacaaaaattaaaatataaaaggccaaatatgtaatttaagttttaaccTATTTTGTATAGTTTAGTGTCTCATTTTTTAAGAACTTTAATTTAGTTCTACGCGTTTCTAAAGTAATTCAAAATAACTTTttcattgatatatatatttaatgttattaataattttaaaatattaacggTTAATAgtcattacaaaatatatatttttttaatatcatcataaacaatttttaaccgtcgctttaatatttaaaaattaaaaaacacaagcACAAACAAGAAGAAACgcaacctcacaatcactcacgtCCGAGAATATTAAGATATTCACGTTCAAACAAaatccaaacacaaaaacaagaaagcAAGGAGCTAATTAAAGGGGGGGAAAGTGCATctataactaattattattaggAACAACATGAgctataaataatatttgataaaatatcgtaaaaacatattaacaatatttattcatatttaatgacatttttttaaatgttgtcaaaatgtttaacagttaggaaaaaaatgttattaaaggtTATGGGCCGGGTGTGGTTgtgaattattattaaaaaaaacttgcataagtttttttgtttgttacaaAAACCTTGTATAAGTTCCTAATTACATATAAATCCATAAAAGAATTCACGCACTCCCATCTGAACATTAGAAAGTGTAAAAATAGTAGTGATTAATGTATCTAAAAACTAGAAATATACACgtaaattaaatgttttatagTAGTGAATGTATCTAAAAACTAGAAATATACACGTACACAACGTATATTATACATTTATACACACACACGTACAGTTGTACATGAAATTACCATAAATAAGTATCAGAAAGTTAAACAGCTAGCAAACTACAATGGTTAAGAAAGCACTATTTATTATAAATGCAAATGCATGTGATTACACAATAAAGTAGCAATGGAAAGAGTTGGGACACGTAAGAAGGCATGCATGCAAGATCTGAACATAGCTATATATTTGGAGTGATTTTTCTATTCTAGGTGCACAAGTTAGTCTTATTAATTTGCATTTGCATTGACTATTGGTGTGCGACATGTGAAGAAATAGAGAATTTTTTGGATGATATCAGAAAAAACTTGGCGCTTGATGCGGCCTCTTCTCACCTGACATCTGCCACCACActttttgttcttcattttctctattttctgCACCCTAGATTCTTATATACAATATTTATTCAGAGAAATTTGTGACTATCAACAATGTTGTTTCTAATTGGCATATATATAGTGGCTAATAATTCCAAGTCGGGTGAGATATTTTTCAGCACATGCAATAGTTGCTACAGAAGTGTTCATTTAAGCAGGACTACTTGTGTTGTTATCTTGACCCTAATGTGCGTTCAAAGTTAGACTATTATGAAAATTGATAAGTCATCTACAAATGCATCTCCCAAGGCCGATACACATCACCGTACGGCtaatacacataaaaaaaatgagccTAAATGTGGTCATATAACAAAAGTAGGAAATGTAAATATGATATATGCGATAGAGAAAAGATATAGAAAAGAACAATAAGTGTTAATTAAGTGTTtgatatatcattattattctgataaaaaattatgtaaatataaagTAAGATAAACATTGATCatgacaattattttaataatttttttgttgttcaaaGGAAAGTAAGACAAAATAAAAGGGAAGGAAATAACAATcattatagaaaattaaaaataatcattgaaGAAAGAATTAAGGATATGATGTCCCTTTGACATATGCTAACAATAAGAGGTGCCTAATAAGTAATAACCGAGCAAAGGTTAGGGTGTGAGAGAACAAATCATGTCTTCCATTGTGGAAATCAAGTTTCGAatcgataataaaaaaatatttgaacatctttattctaatcacacaattttttttttttaaaaaaaatactattatgcTTAAGAATCGATCAATAAAAGGTGCTGCTACTTCGATAGACTACTACTACACAAGAGACGGTGACAAAAGGAGACAGGAATACAATGAATTAGTCGTGTTGACTGTTTCCTAAGCACAtgtttatcaaatatatattttaataacaaatttttaaatatttattcttataCTAAAATGAAATACGTGAACGTGGAATGTGGATGTTCAAGCAGATGCACAATTTCGTGGAATTACGATTTTCAGAAGTCAAAAGTAATTAACCGTATTCAATGTATTTAGGGAGGGGATAACGTCTTCATTCCTTGATAGtctcaatgaaaaaaataaaaaaatttcatcaaagATTCTCCtgctaaatataatattttcacaCATGTAAACACatttcatattcaaattaaaatagttaatatttaacattttttaaaatgtcgaTTTATTTTCTATGTGAtgattcattttgttttaattgagtactatagataaattttaatttttatatttataattttttcaaatagaATATAATTACAGAGATTTTACTATGATATGTTTCAATCGgacttataatatattaataaattgtaGGCTAATTATAGTAATACTGTATAATGCAAATTTTGTAGTATGATTTTactatacaaataattaaaatagagtatcaaaatgaaaataaatatattttatttcatgtcaaaagataatattataaaggAGGAAGAAGGTGAATGCTTCATAGTGaggaacaaaatataaattttacaaatatattacCCCTCAATAtacgaataaaaaatttaaatttcttcaaaaaattaaaaatataaatatttattttttattaatcattattttgtaaccaaaaaatcattattaagtcaataagttaattataagagaaaaaaattgaaccatTAATTGCTAATGTTTGAGATACacgtttcaaaaaaatttaagagatGAACTTTAATTGGGATTCAATCTCGCATTGAAAATTAACCCTATAGTTAGTCCAACAGATCAAAATTTACAATATCTTGAAATTCTATCACGAAGTCAATAATTACAATCGTAATTATTATggtcaagaaaaataataatatcttcCAAATAAAAAGTTGACAACCCATACATGAAATAATTAACCATATTAAGATTTCTCTAAGTGTTCCTCATAGTAACCCCCTCCTGTGGGAGCATAATTATGGCGATTTACTCAAATACAGTCTCTGTTGTATGTATTCAAAGGTAGATGACTGGTAACCCAAAAAAGGTAGATGGCTATTATTCTCAATCTCATCGTATAACTATTATTCAGAGGTGTACGAGTTCTATTTCGGACTAAACAAGAAGTTGTAATAACAATCATATCTTCAAACTCGTCTATTTTTCACAACCGTCAATTAAGCCAAGCAAAATGAATCCTATTAAAAATTCTACGTGCCTAATGGTGATGTAAAATAAAACACTGAATAGACCAAGTGGTGAatcaaatatttacttcatataCCCGGTAGAAATTATTTTCTAGTGTTAGTAAGCTTTAAATAAGTGACACATCATTATTCCTTTTTGGTAATTAAAACACAATtatctataattaaattaattaaacgtATCTTATTAATGAGCTATACAAACATTTGATTATATAAAGTACTTTTAATTTACTGCTTTTAACATTTCGCAgataacaaatattttctttt belongs to Glycine soja cultivar W05 chromosome 5, ASM419377v2, whole genome shotgun sequence and includes:
- the LOC114413233 gene encoding uncharacterized protein LOC114413233 isoform X2, yielding MAFEDFDPIFSKPKVKWDSESCSSSCPFFLHAYAPDSSHLVIHVTNIYDAWETRLSLSMLEDIRDIVGIGGSWSDFADYFLTSLKSQDLKLVLEPDSNSDGVSHVKLVAQKSKGMPLITIPLTKLMDSAAMEVKLNFCSSLFEAFEIKSTECSLEKEREHSARTNMLAAEKERNEAIQLEQRQKFQKISNSENGVSTDGLQNSPDKQAARDTGATKVKNRKVPAYRRTRIRGALLHDSDE
- the LOC114413233 gene encoding uncharacterized protein LOC114413233 isoform X1, with product MAFEDFDPIFSKPKVKWDSESCSSSCPFFLHAYAPDSSHLVIHVTNIYDAWETRLSLSMLEDIRDIVGIGGSWSDFADYFLTSLKSQDLKLVLEPDSNSDGVSHVKLVAQKSKGMPLITIPLTKLMDSAAMEVKLNFCSSLFEAFEIKSTECSLEKVSEREHSARTNMLAAEKERNEAIQLEQRQKFQKISNSENGVSTDGLQNSPDKQAARDTGATKVKNRKVPAYRRTRIRGALLHDSDE